The DNA region TTCCTGCACTGGAGTGAACAGGGCTTTATGCGGGTGGTGCGCAAGTGGCTGAACACCCTGCTGGACGAAGGGCTGATTACCGTTGACAGCGACAAGGTCTTCTATCAGCCAGAACAGAGTTCTGCCAAATATGTGATGCTGACCGTGTTGTCCCGCGCCATCTCCCAGACCATTGAGCGTTTCTATATGGTCATCAGTCTGCTGATCAGCAATGGCAGTGGTTCCATTGAGCAGGAGACCCTTGAAAACCAGAGTCGCGACCTGGCTCAGCGCCTGTCTATTATTCACGGCCTGAATGCGCCGGAGTTCTTTGATAAAGCCCTTTTCAAAGGCTTTATCGAGCAGCTGCGCCTGAACGGTGTACTGGACATCTGCCAGACCAACAAGCTGAACTTTGGCGAAGACGTTGTAAGGGTGGCTGAAGAAGCCTTCAAGGTACTGACCAGCGAAGTGCGCCACAGCATTCTACAAACCACGAAAAGCCAGCCAGCGCCTATTCCGGAGCCCGGGGAGGAATAAATCATAGAAAGGCTCAGGGTTTTAAAAGCAAAAGCCCTGAGCTGACTTCTATCGTGACACAGCTATCAGTAACCGCAGGCAGGATGCCTGCTCCCAGCGGTCTGATAATCCAATCCCAGAAAATCAATAATATGGGGAGCTGCACTATCAACCTGAGTCATACCCTGATTGTTCAGGTTACCCAGACAATAAGCCGGTACAGCAGGGTTACTGTAGTTGTTGTTCAAAATAACAAAGGTATTTCGTTCCTCTGCGCTCTGACCTCCATGCCCGCTACCCAGCCCGCCATGATCCGATGTCACAACAATTAACCATTCTTCACTGGCATAATTCGGACGACTGCTGAGGGCGTTAAGCACCTGACCAATTTGCTGGTCTTCCTTCTCTATGGCTGCTTGATAATAGGCACTGTCAGGGTCATAGCTGCTGGTGTGAATATCAATGTTATGAAGATAGTAAAAAATGGCTGAAGGCGCATGCTCCCAGCTCAACCATTCAATCACCTTGTCCGTTGCCTGTTGCGAATCCTTATTATTGTTGCCGTAAACATAGTCGACATTTTCCGGCAGTAAATTCGTCGTCAGGTTAACCCAGTCTGCTACCACGGCACTGGTTGCTGTCGGATAACTTTGTCTGATCAGGTCGAACACATGAGGTTTTCCAAGCTTCAGGCTGGTGCTGTTTGAGGTGATACCATGATCATCATCCCAGTAGCCGGTAAAAACGCTGGCCCAACCAGGTCCACTGACCGTCACCTGCTGACCTCCCGCCAGAACATTATCATGAAACGCACCGCCTTCGATCAGGGCATCCATGTTTGGGGTTTCAGCGCAGCTGTTACACTGAATGCTGTCACCACGCAGTCCGTCAAGACCAATCAACAGCACATGCTTGTTACCAGGAATCGGATTAGCCGGAGCCTCGCCACTGATTCTGCTGTAATGGTTATACGGGTTATTGGGGTAATCTGTTTTCAGGTCTCCGACATCTGTGGCCCTTTTATCACTGAGGTCACAGGCTTTAGCCTCTTTATAGTAATCAAACGACTGACACCAGTAGGACCGGTTGGCTCCCGTACAGGCTTCAGCACACTGTTCCGGAGTCACCTGCGTCAGGTGCTCATTGTTATGACCATAAATGGCCGCATTCGGTGTCTGGATAAAACTATCAATCGGGTTGCTGATCAGAGAATAATGATCATAAGGGTTACCGGGATAATTGGTTTTAAGCCCTCCCACACCCTGTGCATTTTTATTGCTCAGGTCGCACTTGTTACTACCTTTATAATAATCAAACGACACACACCACTGAGAGCGGGATGAGTCCAGACAACTCGCTGCACACTGATCCGGGGAAACATTCGACAGCTGTTCAATGTTATGTCCGGATATAGCGGCATTCGCTGTAACAGTAAACCGATCCAGAGGTACAGCGAAAGCCAGAGAGCTGGATAGAAAAAGTACTGCAAGAAGTGCAGTCAGTCCAGATTGATTCATTTGATCCCCCAAAGAGTTAAGCTCGATTAGAACTCATCATTTTCTTTGAAGGTCGTGACAGCTTTATGTCCAAACGGTAACCAGTTCATGGCATTACTGTGACAGCATCCGTAAGGAAATAAAGTCTGGACAGGGAAAGGCCCTCAGCCGAAAAAGCGTGCAGTTTGCCAATGGCCTGCACTACACGCCTTAACTATGCCAATTTATTGATCGCTACTAAACGCTTTAAAAGCGTGGATATCATAGCGGCATGCCTTGCCTTCCAGGCGGTAGGTCGGCTCTTTACCCGCCAGGTCAGGAGCCAGCCTTGGGCGCTTGACCACCACCCGGTATTCAGCCAGGGCTTCTGCCGGTGCCAGCAGTTCATCGGCATCAGGATCGCCACTCAACAGATCCTGAAAAATGCGCATCTCTTTTTTCACCAGTGCCGACTTTTCACGGTGTGGAAACATAGGGTCAAGATAAACGACATCAAACTGTTGACCATCGGTCGCCATGGTCTGCATCGCCAGACGACTGTCTTCATTGATCAGTTCCATACGACTGGCAATACCGACTGTCTCCGGGGACAGCCTTGCCCGGTCAATACCATCCTGCAGCAGGGCTGCAATCACCGGTGAACGCTCAATCAGGGTGACTGTACACCCCAGACTGGCCAACACAAAGGCATCACGTCCCAGCCCGCCAGTACCATCAAGCACATGAGGGGTCACGCCTTTATTCAAACCCACCGCTTTGGCGATATCCTGCCCTTTACCACCACCAAACTTGCGGCGATGTCCTGCCTTACCGCCAACAAAGTCAACAAATACTGGTTTTTCCTTATCTCCGGCACGACGCAGGCAGAGTACATCATCCACAAAACCGAGGATTAATGAGCCTTTCGATAAGCTTCTGGTATCTGTCACCGTTTCAGAACGTGAGATTGTTTCATGCAGGTTTGTCAGACAACGATGTTTTTCCAGCCCTTCAACCAGGCCGGAACAATCAATATAAAGAGAAAAGGACATCCGCAGCTTTCTCATTTAAACAGCCATGAGAGAAAAAATGCGATTTTCTTCACCTCTTGTGATAAGAGGCGATGAAAATCGCATTTTCATATAAATAGAAAATGAGAGTTTACCATTTTGACAATGCCGGAGTGTGTCGTTTTTAACCCAGCATCACCCAAAGCAGCACCACCCCCAGACAGAACCGGTAAATAACAAACGGCATCAGCCCGATACGGTTAATAAATGCAAGAAAGTAATGAATACAGACCCAGGCACTGACCGCCGCAACCACTGCACCACTCAACAGTACTGACCAGTCAACCGGAGCGGCATCCTTAACCAGATCCAGAGTGAGCAGAGAACCCGCCCCAAGGATGACCGGAATGGATAGCAGAAAAGAAAAGCGGGCGGCAGCCTCTCTGGTCAATCCCAGCATTAAACCGGCGGTCATGGTGATACCGGAACGGGAAGTCCCCGGAATCAGGGCAATGGCCTGGGCAAAACCTATGATCATCGCCTGCCTGAATGTCAGCTTTTCCAGAGGCTGAATACGCTTGCCTTTAAGGTCTGCCCAGCCCAGCAGCGCACCAAAGATCAAAGTGGTTCCGGCAATGACACCAATCGTCCGCATGGCTTCATCAAGCCCGATGGCTTTCAGGGCAAAGCCAAACGCCACAGCGGGAATGGTGGCAAAAATCAGGTACCACCCCAATCGGCTGTTAAAGGTTGAACCTCTGCCCACCAGCGAACCGAGCCAGTCTATGGCTATTTTGAGGATATCGTTTCGGAAATAGCCAATGACAGCAGCTAGCGTACCGATATGTACCGCCACATCAAACGCCAGCCCCTGATCACTCCAGCCTAACAGCTGTGCCGGAAGAATAAGATGCCCCGAGCTGGACACCGGCAGGAATTCGGTAATGCCCTGTATCAGAGCAAGAACAATAATCTGCAGAAAGTCCATGAGGGTGCTCCTGAATCCGTTTCAAAGTTATACAGTATGTCGCCCAGCATTAAGGTATCTCAAGTATTTTCTGCCAGTGTCAGGCAAGCTGCGACTTAACAATCAAAAAGAATCTTAATCTAACAGACTAATGAAAAAACGTTCATACAACATAAGAGAGAAAAACTAACATTGTGCATTGTGTTTATCCGTTAATACCGTGAGATATCCTTATGAAAATATGGTCAGCTTCGGTTTTATGCTTTTTTACACTGTTTATTTCACAAGTGTATTCAGCACCCGTTAAAGATTCCTCCATCCTTGATCTGAAATATTACTCTGATCAAAACGCGGATTTATTTTACGCACTGTTTCTGGAGAGATATAAAGATGAATCAGAAAAACCTGAACGTAACACTGCCAATTATCAAAAACGCAAAGCCAATTTCATTGAAAATGTGAATTATGCTTTGATTTACAACGCTGAAAGAAAAACTTCAGGAAAAGATGAAACAGCAAATATAAATGCTTTTTTTGATCTCAGTTTTGATGACTTTAAAAACAGCAACCTTGGCCATAAGCAGCTAAAGAGCAGTGAGAAAAAAAATACATTAGCAAACCTTTCTAAAACGCTTATTGGCACACCTTATAAACATTCTAATAAGGTAATACCCGATGCCTTAGACTGGAGGAAAAAGGGAGCTGTAACTGCTGTTAAAAACCAGAAACAGTGTGGCAGTTGCTGGACTTTTGGCTCCATAGGAGCGCTGGAAGGCTATTACAAGATTCAGGGAAATCCCCTGACCTCCCTTAGCGAGCAGTTTATTGGTGCCTGCAACGGAGTAAGGCCTATTTGTGAGGGAGGGACTTCGCTGGTTGTTTATTCTTTCGTGGTCCGAAACAATTTCACGCTTTGCACAGAAGAAAGCTATCCATATAGTTCAGGCTCTGGAGTCGATAAAGCCTGTTCCACTGATCATGTGAATGATTGCAAGAAGATTAAAATTCCAGATGGGATGAAAGTCCGGTCTATAGAACCAGGAAATGATAAGGCGCTGATGGAAGCGTTGCAGGACGGTCCTATATCGGTTGCCATAAAGGCATCACTCAAAAGCTTCATGCTGTATAAAGGGGGGGTTTATGACGATAGTCAGTGCCTACAGAACAGGACAGACTCTCTGGATCATGAGGTCCTGTTAGTGGGTTATGGAACTGACAACAACATCCCTTACTGGATAGTAAAAAACAGCTGGGGAGAGCAGTGGGGAGAAGATGGTTACATCAGAATGAGAAGAGGGAAAACAGGCTCGTCAGACGACCAGTATAATGATATGTGTGGCATTTCACTGGATGCTTTCCAGCCTGTATCCCTGAACAGATAAAACCCTATCGTTCACTCTTCTTGAGTGCAACCTTGTCTCGCAGGTAAACGGGCATCGCCTGTTCCGCTGAAACAGCGTGCCCGTTGCCATAATGATCAGCCGCTAATATCGCAATGTCTCCGGCACGCGGGTAGCTGTCAGTATGGCAATCCAGTACCGACGCGGCTGTTTTCTCACGAAAAGCCCAGCCAGTACCCATGCCCAGCCACTGGTCATCACCTTCTGGCACCATCACTTTTTCCGGAGCAATGACCACTTCATCCTGAACCGGCTGCATTAAGCCATCCTGTTCCCTGAACGCTCCCCAGTAAACCTCATTCATGCGGGCATCAATGGATGACAGCACGGATGTTGCTCCGAAACGACGCAGTCCTTCCTGCGCCAGCGCCGCCAGTGTGGAAATACCGATCACCGGCTTATCCACAGCAAATGCCAGTCCCTGCACCATGGCGGTTGCAACCCGTAAACCAGTAAATGCTCCCGGTCCCCGACCAAAAGCCAGGGCATCAATCTGGCTTAATGTGAGACCTGCATCCCCCAGAATCTGCTCAACCATCGACAGCAGTTCACGGCTGTGACGACGAGGCAGCATCTGAAAGTTTTCAATTATTTCACCATCAAGGTTCAATGCGACAGAGCAGGCCTCGGTGGCAGTATCCAGCGCCAGTAACTTCATGAGTTTCTCGACTTATGCAGCCACCGGCTTCAGCGCAACCAGCACTTTGCCTTTTATGTCATCAACGCTGCCAACACCTTCTACACAGGTGTAGCGGGTGTCACCTTCAATGTTCTTGTAGAAGTCCACCAGCGGAGCAGTCTGTTCGTGGTATACACCCAGACGGTGACGTACGGTTTCTTCTACATCGTCTTTACGCTGAATCAGGTCTTCGCCGGTTACGTCATCCTTACCTTCAACCTTTGGCGGGTTGTAAACGACGTGGTATGTACGACCGCTGCCGGGATGTACGCGACGACCACCCATGCGCTGAACAATTTCTTCGTCTTCAACGGCAATTTCAACCACGTGGTCAATTTCAACACCGGCATCGCGCAGCGCTTCTGCCTGAGGAATGGTACGAGGGAAACCGTCAAACAGGAAACCACCAGCGCAATCCGCTTCAGCAATACGCTCTTTCACCAGGGCAATAATGATGTCGTCAGAAACCAGAGAACCGGAATCCATGACTTCTTTCACTTTTTTGCCCAGTTCGGTGCCATTCTTGATCGCGGCACGCAGCATATCGCCAGTAGAAATCTGGGGAATACCGAATTCTTCCATGATGAACTGGGCTTGTGTACCTTTACCTGCGCCCGGGGCACCCAACAGAATCACTCGCATGAATAATGCTCCTGTCTAAAGCCGGCCTCAGGGTGCAACTACCCGGAAGCCTGCTTCGTTTGACCGATGTCTAAAAAGGCACACAGCATATACACACCCGCAGTGCGATACAAGTTTCGAACTGGAATTCACAATGAATAAATAAAACACCTTTTTACCATGAAAATTTTTTCATCACAGGGGGTAACGGAAAATTGTTTCTTGCGCTCATGGCTGTTTATGCCGATAGATTATTTTAAGGATTGACCATCAGGAGCATGGTTATGTACAGAAGCTGGCTCAGAACCCGACTCAAAGCAGGCTTGCGATCTGTGTTTTTTTCAGTCTTAACTCTGCTGCCTTTAACTGCACAAAGTATTCCCAACAGCCGTATTCAAGGCTATCCCTGGCTGCTGTCCGCCATCAGAAATAATCACATGCCGAGCGGCTACCTGGATCTTGCCAAATGTCGTATGACGAAGAATATCAGCGATATGAAGGCAGATCGTCGCACTTATGGGGTCAGGTTCACTGATAACTTCTCCTTTAATCCGGACAACGGAGAAATTGTCACGATCATGAATATCCTTTATTTGCAGACCAAAGACCTGAATGGAACACCTGTATTAATGAACCGCCCGGCCACCACCATTCTGTCAGGCAAACCACAGACTGGCTTTCTTAATTACCAGATTGTTATGAGTTTTGATGGCAAAACATTGATGCAGCTTTATCAGTGTCCCTGGGACAAGGCGGTTTTTCTATGGAGATGATCAGGCTTCCGTAACGGTACACCGAAGCCTGATACAACACAGACCTACTCAATCAACCAAGGGAATCTTCATCTGAATCTTCAACATCCTGCTCTTCAACCTGAGTGTCTTCAGCAGGTGTTGCTGTGCTTTCTGGTTTCTGACGCTTACCAAAAAGCTCGGGCGTTTTGCCCATGACAGGGATTCGAAGCAGACTCTTGGCATTGTAAGCCAGAGCGAAGTGGGCGGGCTCAAGGTTATAAACCTTATTGAAAACTTCAACCATCCACCAGAGATCAGCACGTTGATTCTCAGCATAAATTATTTGCATGCTCTCAACAGAGGAGCCCATCTCTTTATACATCAGAAAGACCATCAGCCCCTCCAGAATCTGCTCAATACCCGAGTCGCTTTCGGCCAGTCTCTCCAGGTTCGTTTTGTAACCAGCATAAGGGACAGAGTCAGGGAGTAATGCTGCGGCCACGGACATGAATCCCTTGATACTCGTTCTGGCCAGCCCTGTTAACTCCTCACTTTCTTCTTTGATTTTCCTGATTGCGACCTGAGTAAGAAACCTCACTATCGCATCTGTCACTGCCTGACCAGTAGGCATTCGGGCATCCAGCAATGTCATACCCGAATACCGCTTAGGATCAATATTGGTTTCAGGGTGATAGATGGCTATCCCCATTTCTCTTTCATTAGCAAATGTCAGCAAGCTTGCAAAAGATACCTCCCCATGTTCAGCCTGTTGCGAATATTTTTTGATAATACCGCTGATTTCATCAGACATTTTTTGGGGGTTAACACCTTTTATCTGCGCAAGTGCCTGGTCATGAATTACTTTGATGTCCATTTCAAATCTGGCTGGCTCAGCACCTGAAACACCTGCGGCCTGGCGCTCTTTCTCCAACTTCTCTTCAAGCTGCGTGACTTCATCCTTAGTGAAAGACTGGCAGTGTTCAATTTTCTGATCGGGATATCTTGTTTGCAGACTGGACTCAGGCTGATTGTAGTGAGTGTAATCATGTCCTTCTATATTATTAGCCCCGGCCGTGTGGTTGTAACGTTTATAGGGCAGACCCAGTCTTCTCAGATTTTTGGTTTCCTGCACTACCTTCAGTCCTTCAGCAAATAAATTCCATTCTTTTTCTGTGAATTCAATGGGCTTTCTCACTGGAGACTGCTGATTGTCTGTATATCTGAGAGCCACTGCGGATTCGCCCGGTACCGTTGCTGCCTGTTCACCGGTGTTCGCTGGAGGCACAGAGGTCAGACGGCCATTTGGGCTTATCCTGACGGTAACATAATCATCAGTCTGTTTTGGTGTTCCGTAAAACTCTGGCTGATGAAACGAAGGACTGAGAACAGCTTCAGGCACACCATGGTCAGAAGCCTGTAAAGGCTCCTGAATCTGATCATCCGACGAAGAGGGTAACAGAGGCTGAATATACTGGCCGGTTTTCGCATCAAAAACGCCACTTAGCAATTCACGATCCAGTTCAAATTCGCCTGATTCCGATATTTTAATTACAAATACTTTTTCTCCGGTATGAAATTTAAGAACTTCTGTTCCATCTTCCAGTTCTTCTTTATAGCCCGGTATTTTATTGTCAGCAAAGGCGGTATGAACGAATGACAGGCTCATCGCTGGTATTAAAAGAGCCAATCGAAAGGCTGGTTTCATTGTAATTCCTCACCATTATTTTTCATGAAAAAAAGTCCATGAATACTGGTTCTGTAATGTTGTTAGTTAATACCCAGAACGGCGAAGTATAGACCTCATTACCAAATGTGCTTTTCAGCCAACTGGTTGAAATTTACCAAAAAAAACATAAATTGATACTTATTCGTTCGGGCTATACTAATAACTCCAAGGACAGTAAAAGGATGTACAGCTATGAGTAAAAAGAAAGACGTCCTGGTACTTTGCAAAGACAATAAAGCCAGCACAAAAAGCCCTGTTGAAGAATATTTCGCCTATCAGCTTGACTTTGAAGCTTTCAGAAAATGGCGGGAAGGCAAGAATAAATGGCCAAATGGCATCATAATCAAAGGCACTGGAAAACCACTCTACAAAGGCGCTGTTTTTCCATTTACACAAAGTAAAGGCAAACCTGTTACCGCTGATTTAAGCGAATGGAAAGAATTTGCCAACAATTCTCCGGATTTAAACCCGAATCCAAGAGTTATTAATCCTGATTCTTTATAAATATTTATTTTTAAATACCATCGGCTATAAAAAAGCCCGAATACCATTCAGTATCCGGGCTTTTTCAGTTTGTTAACAATCAGCCGGTATTACGCATACCCGCGGCAATGCCTGCCACAGTGATCATCAGCGCCTGTTCCAGATTCTTACATTCCTTATCTTCCTCCAGGTGGCGGAGGCGATAGAGCAATTCAGCCTGCAGAACATTCAATGGATCAATGTAAGGGTTACGCAGCGCAATGCCCTGTTTGTTCACAGGGTGAGCAGACATCAGCTCACTGCCACCTTTCAGCTCAAGCACAGTATTGATTGCGCTGTCGAGAAGCGTTCGCAGCTTATCACCAAGATGCTGCAGACCCGTAGGTACCAGACGATCCTCATAATATTCAGCCAGCTTGGGATCGGTCTTCATAAAGACCATTTCCAGCATTTCCAGTCGCGCTTTGAAGAATGGCCACTGCTCCATCATTTCTTTCAGAGTGTCGCGCTGTTCTTTGTCCAGTGCATTCTTCAGTGCCACACCACAACCCAGCCAGGTAGGCAGCATCAGGCGAATCTGAGTCCAGGCAAAAATCCATGGAATAGCACGCAGGCTTTCTACGCCACCATTAGGCTTACGCTTGGCAGGACGGGAACCCAGTGGCAACCCTGCCAGCTCCTGTTCAGGGGTAACGGAACGGAAGTAAGGCACAAACTCAGGTTCGCCCCGCACCATACCGCGATAAACTTCCAGAGAGTCTCGGGACAACTGGTCCATCATATCACGCCAGCTCTGCTCAGGAGCCGGGGGTGGCAGCAGGGTGGCTTCCATCGTTGCACTGGCGTAAAGCATCAGACTCTTTCTGGCAACATCCGGGAAACCAAACTTGAAACGAATCATCTCGCCCTGTTCGGTAACACGCAGATGACCATTCACAGAACCCGGTGGCTGTGACAGGATCGCAGAATGAGCCGGGCCGCCCCCGCGACCAATGGTACCACCACGGCCGTGGAAGAAGGTCAGGTCTACATTGTGTTTCCTGCACACCTCAGTGACTTCTTCCATGGCGCGATACTGCGCCCAGCCTGCTGCCATCCAGCCAGCATCTTTGGCGGAGTCGGAGTAACCGATCATCACCATCTGACCATCTGCACTATAACCACGGTACCAGGGCAGGCTCAGCAGTTTTTCGATACAGTCTGCCGCACCGTCCAGAGCCGTCAGCGTCTCAAACAGAGGCGAAATCGGCATTGGAAAATCAACACCGCACTCTTTCAGCAGCAGCGCTACTGCCAGAACATCAGATGGGTTGTATGCCATGGAAATCACGTAAGCTCGCAGGGCTTTTTCCCCTTCACGGGCAATCACACGACAAGTCTCAACAACCTCTTTCACATCCGGGCTTGGCTGCCAGTTATTGGGCAGCAGGGGACGAGGGTTCTGCAGTTCACGCAGGAGGAAAGTCTGACGATCATTCTCATCCCAGCTGGCGTAGTCACCCATACCCAGAGCGCGGGTCAGTTCGCTCAGAACTTCTGTATGACGGTCTGCTTCCTGACGGATATCCAGTTTGATCAAAGTCAGGCCGAAACTGTGGGCGCGGCGGATCATATCCAGCAGAGGACCGTCGGCAATCACACCCAGCCCCACCTCTTTCAGAGAGCGGTAGCACAGCTCCAGAGGTTCAATCAACTCCTGATTGTCTGTCATGATGTCGGAAGCGTCAGCCATATCGACCAGTGAACGCTCACACCAGCTGCGGGTATGACGCAGACGCTCACGCAGTTTCTTCAGAA from Endozoicomonas sp. NE40 includes:
- the tsaB gene encoding tRNA (adenosine(37)-N6)-threonylcarbamoyltransferase complex dimerization subunit type 1 TsaB, with protein sequence MKLLALDTATEACSVALNLDGEIIENFQMLPRRHSRELLSMVEQILGDAGLTLSQIDALAFGRGPGAFTGLRVATAMVQGLAFAVDKPVIGISTLAALAQEGLRRFGATSVLSSIDARMNEVYWGAFREQDGLMQPVQDEVVIAPEKVMVPEGDDQWLGMGTGWAFREKTAASVLDCHTDSYPRAGDIAILAADHYGNGHAVSAEQAMPVYLRDKVALKKSER
- the adk gene encoding adenylate kinase gives rise to the protein MRVILLGAPGAGKGTQAQFIMEEFGIPQISTGDMLRAAIKNGTELGKKVKEVMDSGSLVSDDIIIALVKERIAEADCAGGFLFDGFPRTIPQAEALRDAGVEIDHVVEIAVEDEEIVQRMGGRRVHPGSGRTYHVVYNPPKVEGKDDVTGEDLIQRKDDVEETVRHRLGVYHEQTAPLVDFYKNIEGDTRYTCVEGVGSVDDIKGKVLVALKPVAA
- a CDS encoding undecaprenyl-diphosphate phosphatase yields the protein MDFLQIIVLALIQGITEFLPVSSSGHLILPAQLLGWSDQGLAFDVAVHIGTLAAVIGYFRNDILKIAIDWLGSLVGRGSTFNSRLGWYLIFATIPAVAFGFALKAIGLDEAMRTIGVIAGTTLIFGALLGWADLKGKRIQPLEKLTFRQAMIIGFAQAIALIPGTSRSGITMTAGLMLGLTREAAARFSFLLSIPVILGAGSLLTLDLVKDAAPVDWSVLLSGAVVAAVSAWVCIHYFLAFINRIGLMPFVIYRFCLGVVLLWVMLG
- a CDS encoding C1 family peptidase, with the protein product MKIWSASVLCFFTLFISQVYSAPVKDSSILDLKYYSDQNADLFYALFLERYKDESEKPERNTANYQKRKANFIENVNYALIYNAERKTSGKDETANINAFFDLSFDDFKNSNLGHKQLKSSEKKNTLANLSKTLIGTPYKHSNKVIPDALDWRKKGAVTAVKNQKQCGSCWTFGSIGALEGYYKIQGNPLTSLSEQFIGACNGVRPICEGGTSLVVYSFVVRNNFTLCTEESYPYSSGSGVDKACSTDHVNDCKKIKIPDGMKVRSIEPGNDKALMEALQDGPISVAIKASLKSFMLYKGGVYDDSQCLQNRTDSLDHEVLLVGYGTDNNIPYWIVKNSWGEQWGEDGYIRMRRGKTGSSDDQYNDMCGISLDAFQPVSLNR
- a CDS encoding class I SAM-dependent methyltransferase; translation: MSFSLYIDCSGLVEGLEKHRCLTNLHETISRSETVTDTRSLSKGSLILGFVDDVLCLRRAGDKEKPVFVDFVGGKAGHRRKFGGGKGQDIAKAVGLNKGVTPHVLDGTGGLGRDAFVLASLGCTVTLIERSPVIAALLQDGIDRARLSPETVGIASRMELINEDSRLAMQTMATDGQQFDVVYLDPMFPHREKSALVKKEMRIFQDLLSGDPDADELLAPAEALAEYRVVVKRPRLAPDLAGKEPTYRLEGKACRYDIHAFKAFSSDQ
- the ppc gene encoding phosphoenolpyruvate carboxylase, whose product is MADSQASLRRNVNVLGSLLGQTIKDQHGEEFFNKIENIRQLAKAARAGNDEDREVLLDQLKGLSDDELVPVTRSFSHFLNLANLAEQFHGVSRECEEAFDVPDHFDELMVRLKDKGLTNEQIASSISKLDMELVLTAHPTEVSRRTLIQKQESIFECLTELENTSLSQRRKARLENRLQQLVSQAWHTLEFRTQRPTPIDEAKAGYATIEHSLWEAIPAFVRSMDERMEEHTGIRLPIDAVPVRFSSWMGGDRDGNPFVTSKVTQEVLLLSRWVAADLYLRDLKPLIGELSMTECSEEMKQVMGECREPYRAVLKKLRERLRHTRSWCERSLVDMADASDIMTDNQELIEPLELCYRSLKEVGLGVIADGPLLDMIRRAHSFGLTLIKLDIRQEADRHTEVLSELTRALGMGDYASWDENDRQTFLLRELQNPRPLLPNNWQPSPDVKEVVETCRVIAREGEKALRAYVISMAYNPSDVLAVALLLKECGVDFPMPISPLFETLTALDGAADCIEKLLSLPWYRGYSADGQMVMIGYSDSAKDAGWMAAGWAQYRAMEEVTEVCRKHNVDLTFFHGRGGTIGRGGGPAHSAILSQPPGSVNGHLRVTEQGEMIRFKFGFPDVARKSLMLYASATMEATLLPPPAPEQSWRDMMDQLSRDSLEVYRGMVRGEPEFVPYFRSVTPEQELAGLPLGSRPAKRKPNGGVESLRAIPWIFAWTQIRLMLPTWLGCGVALKNALDKEQRDTLKEMMEQWPFFKARLEMLEMVFMKTDPKLAEYYEDRLVPTGLQHLGDKLRTLLDSAINTVLELKGGSELMSAHPVNKQGIALRNPYIDPLNVLQAELLYRLRHLEEDKECKNLEQALMITVAGIAAGMRNTG
- a CDS encoding PAN domain-containing protein — encoded protein: MNQSGLTALLAVLFLSSSLAFAVPLDRFTVTANAAISGHNIEQLSNVSPDQCAASCLDSSRSQWCVSFDYYKGSNKCDLSNKNAQGVGGLKTNYPGNPYDHYSLISNPIDSFIQTPNAAIYGHNNEHLTQVTPEQCAEACTGANRSYWCQSFDYYKEAKACDLSDKRATDVGDLKTDYPNNPYNHYSRISGEAPANPIPGNKHVLLIGLDGLRGDSIQCNSCAETPNMDALIEGGAFHDNVLAGGQQVTVSGPGWASVFTGYWDDDHGITSNSTSLKLGKPHVFDLIRQSYPTATSAVVADWVNLTTNLLPENVDYVYGNNNKDSQQATDKVIEWLSWEHAPSAIFYYLHNIDIHTSSYDPDSAYYQAAIEKEDQQIGQVLNALSSRPNYASEEWLIVVTSDHGGLGSGHGGQSAEERNTFVILNNNYSNPAVPAYCLGNLNNQGMTQVDSAAPHIIDFLGLDYQTAGSRHPACGY